A stretch of the Cheilinus undulatus linkage group 11, ASM1832078v1, whole genome shotgun sequence genome encodes the following:
- the acvrl1 gene encoding serine/threonine-protein kinase receptor R3, with translation MGNSTLCSLVIVGVLLWISAVHAESEDDEKLLCTCENEKGTCKNGTCKGDFCFYSWVQGYEERGCFSRKNSNENCKTAFRGFFIKCCQKNYCNALTTAPSDVNGETTTPPPDVSRPELWITVSLLLLITAASVCGLLLFLRFRHTHCRLKNAEDHDATMLKVPNGEDPTYGEIFDEFCTSGSGTGLPYLVQRTMARQISLVECVGKGRYGEVWRGTWMGESVAVKIFSSRDEQSWFRETEIYNTVQLRHDNILGFIASDMTSKNSSTQLWLVTHFHELGSLYDFLQYSSLEPESCLRMCLSVACGLVHLHTEIVSSQEKPAIAHRDLKSRNILVKRNGQCCIADLGLAVIHSQSHDYLDVGNNPRVGTKRYMAPEVLDETIRMDVFESYKQTDIWALGLVFWEITRRTIVNGIVEEYRPPFFDLVPLDPSFEEMKKVLCVDQQRPCLHNRLHSHPIMSAIVKIMKECWYQSPSARLTALRVRKTLSKLDNESDFCIEKLKRDV, from the exons ATGGGAAACTCTACCCTGTGCTCACTGGTGATTGTTGGGGTGCTTTTGTGGATCTCTGCTGTCCATGCAG AGTCTGAAGATGATGAGAAGCTGCTGTGTACATGTGAGAATGAAAAGGGCACATGCAAGAATGGAACTTGCAAAGGGGACTTCTGCTTCTACTCCTGGGTGCAAGGCTATGAGGAGAGGGGCTGCTTCTCCAGAAAAAACAGCAATGAGAACTGCAAAACTGCCTTTAGGGGCTTCTTTATCAAGTGCTGCCAGAAGAATTACTGCAATGCTCTCACGACAGCACCTTCAGACGTCA ATGGAGAAACAACAACACCGCCTCCAGATGTCAGTCGTCCCGAGCTGTGGATCACTGtgtctctgctgcttttaatcACGGCTGCCAGTGTGTGTGGCTTGCTGCTTTTCCTGCGcttcagacacacacactgcagACTGAAAAATGCTGAAGACCATGATGCCACCATGCTTAAGGTCCCCAATGGAGAAGACCCCACATACGGT GAAATCTTTGATGAGTTTTGCACATCAGGGAGTGGGACAGGGCTGCCATATCTGGTCCAGAGGACTATGGCCAGGCAAATCTCACTCGTTGAGTGTGTTG GTAAAGGCAGGTATGGAGAAGTATGGAGGGGAACTTGGATGGGGGAGAGTGTGGCTGTCAAGATCTTCTCCTCACGGGACGAGCAGTCTTGgttcagagagacagagatatACAACACTGTACAGCTAAGGCATGACAACATACTGG GTTTTATTGCCTCTGACATGACATCCAAGAATTCCAGCACCCAGCTGTGGCTCGTCACCCACTTCCATGAGCTGGGCTCGCTCTACGACTTCCTGCAGTACAGCAGCCTGGAGCCCGAGAGCTGCCTGAggatgtgtctgtctgtggccTGTGGCTTAGTTCATCTCCACACCGAGATTGTCAGCTCCCAGGAAAAGCCCGCTATAGCCCACAGAGACCTGAAAAGCAGAAACATCCTGGTGAAGCGCAACGGGCAGTGCTGCATCGCAGACCTAG GTTTAGCCGTTATACACTCCCAGTCCCATGACTACCTTGATGTGGGCAACAACCCTCGGGTGGGAACCAAGCGCTACATGGCCCCTGAGGTGCTGGACGAGACCATACGTATGGATGTCTTTGAGTCCTACAAGCAAACTGACATCTGGGCTCTGGGCCTGGTCTTTTGGGAAATAACCCGTCGGACCATTGTTAATG GGATTGTGGAAGAATACCGTCCTCCATTCTTTGACCTGGTGCCCTTAGACCCCAGCTTTGAGGAGATGAAGAAGGTGTTGTGTGTGGACCAGCAGAGGCCCTGTCTGCACAACCGGCTCCATTCCCACCCT ATCATGTCTGCCATTGTGAAGATCATGAAGGAGTGTTGGTACCAGAGCCCATCAGCCCGCCTCACAGCCCTGCGGGTAAGGAAGACCCTCTCCAAACTGGACAACGAAAGTGACTTCTGCATTGAGAAACTCAAGCGGGACGTCTAG
- the acvr1ba gene encoding activin A receptor type 1Ba → MALRHIALTLLALLGSVAVGNALRCNCTNCEKSGYECETDGACMASTYYNEGKEQHVRICITRDNLVPPGQPFYCLSAEGLLNTHCCYEDYCNSIDLKVPVPTKEGDWSSSGSSWGPVELVAVIAGPVFLLCVLLMVGVFLFQYHQRAYSHRQRLEVEDPSCDHLYLAKDKTLQDLIYDMSTSGSGSGLPLFVQRTVARTIVLQEIIGKGRFGEVWRGKWRGGDVAVKIFSSREERSWFREAEIYQTIMLRHENILGFIAADNKDNGTWTQLWLVSDYHEHGSLFDYLNRYSVTIEGMIKLALSAASGLAHLHMEILGTQGKPGIAHRDLKSKNILVKKNGMCAIADLGLAVRHESITDTIDIAPNQRVGTKRYMAPEVLDETINMKHFDSFKCADIYALGLVYWEIARRCNAGGIHEEYQLPYYDLVPSDPSIEEMRKVVCDQKLRPNVPNWWQSYESLRVMGKIMRECWYANGAARLTALRIKKTLSQLSVEEDVKM, encoded by the exons ATGGCTCTGAGACACATTGCCCTAACGCTGCTGGCCCTGCTCGGCTCTGTGGCCGTCGGTAATG CGCTGCGTTGTAACTGCACAAACTGTGAGAAGTCAGGCTATGAGTGCGAGACAGATGGCGCTTGCATGGCCTCCACATACTACAACGAAGGGAAGGAGCAGCATGTACGCATCTGTATCACTCGAGACAACCTGGTACCACCTGGACAACCTTTCTACTGTCTGAGTGCTGAGGGTCTGCTAAACACACATTGCTGCTATGAAGATTACTGCAACAGTATTGACCTGAAGGTCCCAG TTCCAACAAAAGAGGGGGACTGGTCCAGCTCAGGGAGCTCCTGGGGTCCAGTGGAGCTGGTGGCAGTCATCGCGGGTCCAGTGTTCCTACTCTGTGTGCTGCTGATGGTTGGTGTGTTCCTGTTTCAGTATCACCAGAGGGCCTATAGCCACAGACAGAGGCTGGAGGTAGAGGATCCTTCATGTGACCACCTTTACCTTGCCAAGGATAAGACCCTTCAAGACCTCATCTATGACATGTCCACCTCAGGATCAGGCTCTG GTCTGCCCTTGTTTGTGCAGCGAACGGTGGCCAGGACCATTGTGCTGCAGGAGATAATAGGAAAAGGTCGCTTTGGTGAGGTGTGGCGAGGGAAGTGGAGGGGAGGAGACGTGGCAGTGAAGATCTTCTCATCCAGAGAGGAGCGCTCCTGGTTTAGAGAGGCTGAGATCTATCAGACAATCATGCTGCGGCATGAAAACATCCTTGGATTCATCGCTGCAGACAATAAGG ACAATGGCACATGGACTCAGCTGTGGTTAGTGTCAGACTATCATGAACACGGCTCCCTCTTTGACTACCTAAACCGCTACTCCGTCACTATCGAGGGCATGATCAAACTGGCACTGTCGGCTGCCAGCGGCCTGGCACACCTCCACATGGAGATCCTCGGCACTCAGG GTAAGCCGGGCATTGCTCACCGTGACCTCAAGTCTAAAAATATCCTGGTTAAGAAGAACGGCATGTGTGCCATAGCTGACCTAGGCCTGGCAGTCCGCCATGAGTCCATCACAGACACAATCGATATAGCACCAAACCAGCGTGTGGGCACTAAGAG ATATATGGCTCCAGAAGTCCTGGACGAAACCATCAACATGAAACACTTTGACTCTTTCAAATGTGCTGATATTTACGCATTGGGTCTGGTATATTGGGAGATTGCACGTCGCTGCAATGCAGGAG GTATCCACGAGGAGTACCAGCTGCCCTACTATGACCTGGTGCCCTCTGACCCCTCTATAGAAGAAATGAGGAAGGTGGTGTGCGACCAGAAACTCAGGCCCAATGTGCCCAACTGGTGGCAGAGCTACGAG TCCCTGCGTGTGATGGGGAAGATCATGAGGGAGTGCTGGTATGCCAACGGAGCGGCCAGATTGACGGCCCTGCGCATCAAAAAGACCCTGTCTCAGCTCAGCGTGGAGGAGGATGTCAAGATGTGA